One Tamlana carrageenivorans genomic region harbors:
- the galE gene encoding UDP-glucose 4-epimerase GalE: MSKILVTGGLGFIGSHTVVELQNEGYEVVIIDDLSNSSEKVLDGITAITGKTPLFEKLDLKEKAGVEAFFAKHNDIKGVIHFAASKAVGESVQEPLLYYENNISTLVYILKELKKLPEASFIFSSSCTVYGQADELPITENAPVKQAESPYGNTKQIGEEIISDTCNVVPSLKAIALRYFNPVGAHESAAIGELPIGVPQNLVPFITQTAIGLREQLSVFGDDYPTPDGTCIRDYIHVVDLAEAHVVALKRLLEGKNKANYETFNLGTGTGSSVLEVVKSFEKVSGEKLNYKIVGRRAGDIISAYADTNKANDELGWKTKLSLDDAMRSAWKWEQKVRAEQ, encoded by the coding sequence ATGAGTAAAATTTTAGTCACAGGCGGCCTAGGCTTTATAGGTTCGCATACTGTAGTAGAACTTCAGAATGAAGGATATGAAGTCGTAATTATTGATGATTTATCGAATTCTTCTGAAAAAGTATTAGACGGCATTACAGCCATAACAGGTAAAACACCACTTTTTGAAAAGTTAGATTTAAAAGAAAAAGCTGGCGTTGAAGCTTTTTTTGCTAAACATAACGACATCAAAGGTGTGATACATTTCGCAGCAAGTAAAGCTGTTGGCGAAAGTGTGCAAGAGCCTTTATTGTATTATGAAAACAATATAAGCACCTTAGTTTATATTTTAAAAGAGTTGAAAAAACTACCTGAAGCCTCCTTTATTTTTAGTTCTTCTTGTACGGTTTACGGTCAAGCCGATGAATTGCCAATCACAGAAAACGCCCCTGTAAAACAGGCTGAATCCCCTTATGGAAACACCAAACAAATAGGAGAAGAAATTATTAGTGATACCTGTAATGTGGTGCCAAGCTTAAAAGCTATAGCACTGCGCTATTTCAATCCCGTTGGCGCTCATGAATCGGCAGCAATTGGAGAACTTCCTATTGGAGTACCTCAAAATCTAGTGCCATTTATTACCCAAACAGCCATTGGTTTACGTGAGCAATTGTCTGTTTTTGGTGATGACTACCCTACGCCAGACGGTACCTGTATTCGTGATTATATTCACGTAGTAGATTTAGCTGAAGCACACGTGGTAGCCTTAAAACGTTTGTTAGAAGGAAAAAACAAAGCGAACTATGAAACCTTTAACTTAGGAACAGGAACGGGAAGTTCGGTTTTAGAAGTTGTAAAGTCTTTTGAAAAGGTTTCTGGTGAAAAATTAAATTATAAAATCGTAGGTAGAAGAGCAGGAGATATTATCTCTGCTTATGCCGATACGAATAAAGCTAACGATGAGTTAGGTTGGAAAACAAAACTTTCTCTAGACGATGCGATGCGTTCGGCTTGGAAGTGGGAACAAAAAGTAAGAGCGGAACAGTAA